A single Bifidobacterium scardovii JCM 12489 = DSM 13734 DNA region contains:
- a CDS encoding MFS transporter translates to MGSGPRPAALGDARYGRTIVACFNGYVTQAVINNYTPLLFVTFAATFGIDLARLSMLITVNFVTQLAVDLLAGRYVDRIGYRPCIIGAHVLAAAGLLALGLLPHRVADPFAAILAAVVLYAFGSGLIEVMVSPIVEACPTRHKAKMMSLLHSFYSWGQLVTVAVSTVFLWVFGIGSWPVLACLWAVVPLLGIALFAGAPMPAIVPEGAERIGGRQMLRKPVFWVLFVMMLCAGAAEQGMSQWASAFAESALGVTKVVGDLAGPAAFALMMALSRTVYGMFGHRINLRAFIAGSSALCVATYLLAACAPSPMAGLVGCAMTGFAVGIMWPGTFSLAAERMPGGGTLMFALFAVAGDLGCAGGGTMVGLVSSANGDDLRTGILSGTVFAVVMLACVLVLRRTGGKDRI, encoded by the coding sequence ATGGGTTCGGGCCCCCGCCCGGCGGCGCTCGGGGACGCGCGATACGGGCGCACGATTGTCGCCTGCTTCAACGGATACGTGACGCAGGCGGTCATCAACAACTACACGCCGCTGCTGTTCGTCACCTTCGCCGCGACCTTCGGCATCGACCTGGCGCGGCTGTCGATGCTCATCACCGTCAACTTCGTCACGCAGCTGGCCGTCGACCTGCTGGCCGGCCGGTACGTGGACCGCATCGGGTACCGGCCGTGCATCATCGGGGCCCATGTGCTGGCCGCGGCCGGCCTGCTGGCCTTAGGGCTGCTGCCGCATCGCGTGGCCGATCCCTTCGCCGCGATCCTGGCCGCCGTGGTGCTGTACGCCTTCGGCAGCGGGCTGATCGAGGTGATGGTCTCGCCGATCGTCGAGGCCTGCCCGACGCGGCACAAGGCGAAGATGATGAGCCTGCTGCATTCGTTCTATTCGTGGGGCCAGCTGGTCACGGTGGCGGTCAGCACGGTGTTCCTCTGGGTGTTCGGCATCGGGTCGTGGCCGGTGCTGGCCTGCCTGTGGGCGGTCGTGCCGCTGCTCGGCATCGCCCTGTTCGCCGGCGCCCCCATGCCGGCCATCGTGCCCGAGGGCGCCGAGCGGATCGGCGGCCGGCAGATGCTGCGCAAGCCGGTGTTCTGGGTGCTGTTCGTCATGATGCTGTGCGCCGGCGCCGCCGAGCAGGGCATGAGCCAGTGGGCGAGCGCCTTCGCGGAGTCCGCGCTCGGCGTGACCAAGGTGGTCGGCGATCTGGCCGGCCCGGCCGCGTTCGCGCTGATGATGGCCCTGTCGCGCACGGTCTACGGCATGTTCGGCCACCGCATCAACCTGCGCGCGTTCATCGCCGGCAGTTCCGCGCTGTGCGTGGCCACGTACCTGCTCGCCGCGTGCGCGCCCTCGCCGATGGCCGGGCTGGTCGGCTGCGCGATGACCGGGTTCGCGGTCGGCATCATGTGGCCCGGCACCTTCTCGCTGGCCGCCGAACGCATGCCCGGCGGCGGCACGCTCATGTTCGCGCTGTTCGCCGTCGCCGGCGACCTCGGCTGCGCCGGGGGAGGGACCATGGTCGGTCTGGTCTCCTCGGCCAACGGGGACGACCTGCGGACCGGCATCCTCTCCGGCACGGTGTTCGCCGTGGTCATGCTGGCGTGCGTGCTGGTGCTGCGGCGTACGGGCGGCAAGGACCGCATATGA
- a CDS encoding nucleobase:cation symporter-2 family protein: MSEKNKNSVSFEALSSLDAPVPFWKGIPFGLQHVMAMFVANLAPIFIVASAAKMTPAQSATIIQAGLLVAGLGTCLQLYGAWLVGSRLPMVTGISFTYVAAAVAICADKGYGAVVGAVMVGGLLELALGLTAKYWRRFVPPIVSAIVVTSIGFSLLNVGATSFGGGSGAEDFGSWQNLTLGLVSLVACLAFQLLMKGTAKQLSVLFGLVVGYVAAIGMGKVDFSGFRDLAIVSVPQFMPFKPEFDWGAIISIGLLYVVSSVEVLGDTAALTKVGLNRQPTERETAGAIAGDGLISTVSGLFGCLPLTSFAQNIGLVAMTKVVNRKVILSGGLILVLASFVPAIAEIFNSLPQAVLGGCTIMMFGNIILSGFQMIAEAGFTQRNITIAALSLTIGIGFTQVSDIFAHFPALFQQIFASNCIAVAFVVAVILNAVLPGEEHFLASKPDQR; the protein is encoded by the coding sequence ATGTCAGAGAAGAACAAGAATTCCGTGTCGTTCGAGGCGCTGTCGTCGCTGGACGCGCCGGTGCCCTTCTGGAAGGGCATCCCCTTCGGCCTGCAGCACGTCATGGCGATGTTCGTGGCGAATCTCGCGCCGATCTTCATCGTCGCCTCGGCCGCGAAGATGACGCCGGCCCAATCGGCCACGATCATCCAGGCCGGCCTGCTGGTGGCGGGCCTGGGCACCTGCCTGCAGCTGTACGGCGCGTGGCTGGTCGGCTCGCGGCTGCCGATGGTCACCGGCATCTCCTTCACCTACGTGGCTGCGGCGGTGGCGATCTGCGCCGACAAGGGCTACGGCGCGGTGGTCGGCGCGGTGATGGTCGGCGGCCTGCTGGAGCTGGCGCTCGGCCTCACCGCCAAGTACTGGCGCCGGTTCGTACCGCCGATCGTCTCCGCCATCGTCGTCACCTCGATCGGCTTCTCGCTGCTCAACGTCGGCGCCACGAGCTTCGGCGGCGGCAGCGGCGCCGAGGACTTCGGCTCCTGGCAGAACCTGACGCTGGGCCTCGTCTCGCTGGTGGCCTGCCTGGCGTTCCAGCTGCTCATGAAGGGCACCGCCAAGCAGTTGTCGGTGCTGTTCGGCCTGGTGGTCGGCTATGTGGCGGCGATCGGCATGGGCAAGGTCGACTTCTCCGGGTTCCGGGATCTCGCCATCGTCTCCGTGCCGCAGTTCATGCCGTTCAAGCCGGAGTTCGACTGGGGCGCGATCATCTCGATCGGCCTGCTCTACGTCGTCTCCTCGGTCGAGGTGCTGGGCGACACCGCCGCGCTCACCAAGGTCGGCCTGAACCGCCAGCCCACCGAGCGCGAGACCGCGGGCGCGATCGCCGGCGACGGCCTGATCTCCACCGTGTCCGGCCTGTTCGGCTGCCTGCCGCTGACAAGCTTCGCCCAGAACATCGGCCTGGTGGCCATGACCAAGGTCGTCAACCGCAAGGTGATTCTCTCCGGCGGCCTGATCCTGGTACTCGCCAGCTTCGTGCCGGCCATCGCCGAGATCTTCAACTCGCTGCCGCAGGCCGTGCTCGGCGGCTGCACGATCATGATGTTCGGCAACATCATCCTCTCCGGCTTCCAGATGATCGCCGAAGCCGGCTTCACGCAGCGCAACATCACCATCGCCGCGCTGAGCCTGACCATCGGCATCGGCTTCACGCAGGTGAGCGACATCTTCGCGCACTTCCCGGCGCTGTTCCAGCAGATCTTCGCCTCGAACTGCATCGCCGTCGCCTTCGTCGTGGCCGTGATCCTCAACGCCGTGCTGCCCGGCGAGGAGCATTTCCTCGCTTCCAAGCCCGACCAGCGGTAG
- a CDS encoding xanthine phosphoribosyltransferase — protein MQELEDRIRREGTVKEGNVLKVDAFLNHQCDVALYDAMGAAWAGHFAGRTITKILTIEASGIGMACVAARHFGNVPVVFAKKAQSINLDGDQYVTTVYSFTKQREFPVIVSRRYLGPEDHVLLIDDFLANGKALRGLIDICDHAGATVEGIGIAVEKGFQGGGDQLRADGYDVDSLAIVDSMDPKTGEITFRH, from the coding sequence ATGCAGGAACTGGAAGATCGCATACGCCGCGAAGGCACCGTCAAAGAGGGCAATGTGCTCAAGGTCGACGCCTTCCTCAACCACCAGTGCGACGTGGCGCTGTACGACGCGATGGGCGCGGCCTGGGCCGGGCATTTCGCAGGTCGCACGATCACCAAGATCCTCACGATCGAGGCGTCCGGCATCGGCATGGCGTGCGTGGCGGCCAGGCATTTCGGCAACGTGCCGGTCGTGTTCGCCAAGAAGGCGCAGTCGATCAACCTCGACGGCGACCAGTACGTCACCACGGTGTACTCCTTCACCAAGCAACGCGAGTTCCCGGTGATCGTCTCGCGCAGGTATCTCGGCCCCGAGGACCACGTGCTGCTCATCGACGACTTCCTGGCCAACGGCAAGGCGCTGCGCGGCCTGATCGACATCTGCGACCATGCCGGCGCCACCGTCGAGGGCATCGGCATCGCGGTGGAGAAGGGCTTCCAGGGCGGCGGCGACCAGCTGCGCGCCGACGGCTACGACGTCGATTCGCTGGCCATCGTCGATTCCATGGACCCGAAGACCGGCGAGATCACCTTCAGGCACTGA